The genomic region ACGCCCAGCCAGTATCGCCATCGCTCGTGACTCACAGGATGAGTAGAAGGAATATGTGTATTGAGTGCTCAGGCAAGCACAAGTAATTCCGTATTTTTGTTCAATCCGAATCATGGATATGTATCTTATGAACCCAGCAAGGTCCCTGCTACGATGTAACGGAAGGTACACTTCAATTCAGGGAGGTCATGTGACCAGATGAGAATCAAAAAAGGATTAACGGGATTAATCGTAGGTGCGCTGATGCTGGGCTTGCTTGCCGGCTGTGTAGGTAAAAATGAAACGAACGGTGGAGATAACGGAGGTGGAGCGGCAGGGGGAAAAGTGAAGCTCACCATGTGGGGCGCGGTACCGCCCGAGAATGGTCCACAGGAAGTGGTGGATACCTGGAATGCGGAGCATCCTGATATTCAGGTGGAATATGTGCGGTTTGTGAATGACGATGATGGCAACCTGAAGCTGGATACGGCGCTGTCCACGGGGCAGAACGTTGATCTATATGTCAACTACACCCTCACGAATCTGGATAAACGTATCAAGGGCGGGACAGCACTGGATCTGGGCGAGTTCACTGATTACAACATTGATGAGAAAATGGGTGAAGATGCGGCTTCCTGGAAAGTGGATGGCAAATATTACGGGATGCCGACCAAGAAAAATGCTGCCTTCTTCGCTTTAAATATGAAAGCGCTTGATCAGGCCGGACTGAGTGTACCAACAGCCTGGACATGGGATGAAGCCCGTGAATATGCACTCAAACTGAAGACGGCTGGTTTCAAATACGGATTGGTGCAGCATACCGCTTCCTATGTAGATCCGCTTGATTCCGTTCTGGTGAAGAACGGTTATGTTAAGGCAGACGGCACTTCCAACCTCGATGATCCGCTCGTCACCAAATGGTTGGAGACGTTGAACGGAATGATGAAGGAGGATGCAACGACGCCACCACTTGGTGAGCAGCTGACTTCCAAAATGCCGGTGGAGAACATGTTCCTTGCCGGTGAGTCTGCCATGATCAACATTGGCGAATGGCTGATCCGCACATCGAACAACATGACCGAGTTCCCTCGGGATTGGAAAATCGCCTTTGCCCCTGTACCTAGACTGGCTGAACAGGAAGCAGATATGGTGAAGAGCGGGGGGCTGGGTGACTTTATCGCCATCAATTCCAAGTCGAAAAACAAAGAAGCTGCATGGGAGTTCCTGAAATGGTACGCCGATGGGGGTATGATGCCAATGGCAGCAGGGGGACGTCTGCCTTCCTCGAATGCGGTCGATCAACAGACTGCTATTGATCATCTGCTCGGTGATTATGCCGATTCTTATGATAAAGAGTCACTGGAATTTGTGTTGTATGGTGACGAGACACCTACGTTTGTCCGCAGCATTGCACAAGAGGTGGTCGATCTGCGTGCACAGGAGTATGAAAAGTTCTTCCTTGGTAACCAGACTGCAGAAATTACGGTACAGAACATGGTCAAACGCCATAATGACTGGCTGAAGCAGAATCAATAGAATGCAAAAGCGATGAGTCCAAAGGCCGTCCCCAATGGGACGGTTTTTCTATATAAGCAATAGAACAATAGAGCATTAGATGTATGGCATTAGCTAGGGCTTTCCGGGCTAAAGGAAATAGAACAATTCCATGTTGCTTCCCTCCCGAAAGGCACTGCAGAAATACATATATCTGTGATATCAGGTACAGGGTTATGTTCCTTAAATGTTAGAGGACATCTTGTTATGCTTAATTCCAGAACAGATGTTAAGGAGTGGGGGAGCATATGCATAAATCCTGGATGAAACGGCAGAGCAGGCTCGGGTATCTGTTTATTGGGCCCAATATGATTGGCGTGCTGTTGTTTTTTATTATACCGGCTGTCTATTCGTTCTATCTCATGTTCACCGATTACAAATTCATGAGCCCGGAGACGAATTTCGTCGGACTGGACAATATCCGCAGAATGTTGAATGATGATCTGTTTGTGGTGGCGCTGCGAAATACATTTGTCTTTTTATTAGCAGTTCCTGTATCGATGGGGTTGGCATTTATCGTGGCTGTAGCGCTGAACAAGTCCGTGTACTGGCAAAAAACGCTGCGTGCCCTCTATTTCATGCCCTATATCACCAGCGGTGTTGCCATCGCCTTTGTCTGGATGCTGCTGTTCCAGCCAACGTCGGGACCGATTAACGGTTTCTTGCGCGGGATCGGTATTACAAATCCACCAGGCTGGTTATCGACAACGGAGTGGTCCATGTACGCGATTGATATCATCTGGATCTGGTTCATGCTGGGTTACAACATGATTATTTATCTGGCCGCTTTGCAGGAAATCCCGGAGGAATTGGTTGAGGCTGCACGGATTGATGGAGCCCGTCCCTGGCAGACGATACGCCAAGTAATCTGGCCGCTTGTAAGCCCGACTACCTTTTTGCTGCTGATTACAGGGCTGATTATGACCATCAAGAACTTTGGTATCATTCAGGCGATTACCCAGGGTGGGCCAGGGAACAGCACAACCGTGCTGTCGCTCTTTATTTATCAAAATGCCTTCCGATATTACGAGATGGGATACGCTGCTGCCATTAGCTGGGCACTCTTTGCCATCATCATGATCTTCACTGTATTGCAGTGGCTCGGTCAGAAACGTTGGGTTCACTATTAAGGAGGGGAGGGAATCGTTATGGAGAAACGAATTGCCACGAACGCGAAGCCCACAGCTCCGCAATCACCTAAAGTCCGCATGGAGTCCTTGACGCAGATTCGGAGAATCATACTTACACTTCTGATGGCCGGTTTTGCCTTACTGATGATTATGCCGTTCATCTGGATGATCAGCACGTCGTTCAAATCTCCTGCGGACGTATTCACCTATCCCATCCAGTGGATACCCTCCAGCCTGAACTGGGAGCACCACATTAAGGTCTGGAGCGGAGCGGATACCTTTGCGACGTATTATCTGAACTCGTTGAAAATATCGCTAATTAGCACGGTCGGAGCTGTATTTCTCTCGGCTTTTGCAGCGTATGGCTTCGCACGGATTCAATTCAAAGGCCGGGAGACGCTGTTCCTGATCTATCTCTCGATGATGATGGTGCCACCTCAGGTGCTCTTTGTACCGAAATTCCTGATGTTTGAGTGGGTTGGCATATATAATACGCATTGGGCTTTGATCCTGCCTGGAATGTTCACGATCTTTGGGGTGTTTATGCTGCGACAGTTCTTCCTGTCGGTGCCTTCGGAAATCTCGGAAGCGGCGTTCATAGACGGTGCTGGACACCTGCGTATATTCTTCAGGCTGATACTGCCCCTGGCGAAGCCTGCGCTGGCTACGCTGGCGATCATCGATTTCTCCTGGCACTGGAATGATTATGAGAACGCGCTCGTGTTCCTGATCGACAAAGACCTGTACACCGTGCCGCTCGGACTGCAGAACTTTATTCTGGAGAACAATGTGGACTATAACGGCATGATGGCCGCTGCCACGGCAGGCATTATTCCGATGATTATCGTCTTCCTGGTGGGACAGCATTACATTATCCAGGGCGTGGCCGGAAGTGCCGTGAAGGGTTAAAGCTGCTATCACTGTGATCCTATAATATTACCCTTTTGCTGAACGAGGAGATTTTCGCGGCAGAAGGGTTTTCTGTTGAAAGGGAGAATTAATCCATGATCAGAGTTTATCCATTGGAGGAGATTTTTATGGAAATGAAAGTCATCACTTTGCCTGCTTTTCACATTGTAGGATACTCAATCGAAGCGACCATAGAAGAGTTCGAATCGGGGCTGGGCAAGAGCCACTATCATAAGCTTGTTGAGAGGAAAGATGAAATTCAATATCGGAAAAATGACAACGTCATGTTGATGCAGATGTACCCGATCAATGAAGATTTCAACGCAAAGACTGATAAATTTACACATCTATTGGGATATGAAGTAACTAGTTTGGAGAATGTCCCATCCGAGATGATAAGTCATGACGTCCCTGACAGCCAATATGTGACGTGCACGCATCGAGGAGTTGAGTCAGAGATTGGTGATACATACGATTATGTCTATAGACAGTGGATCTGTGAGAATGGACATGAACCCAAAGATTATGATTTTGAAATTTGGGATGAGCGTTATCAACCGGAAAGTGCCAGCAATGAGATTGATATATATGTAGCTTTGCAGTGATTTTATCGGGATTCATGGGACACTTTTAAATGAAGGAAGAGGATGTTGTTGAAGCTGAGTATAGTCATATTTATTGTTTTTGTATTGTGTGGTATTTCCTCGTTCTTTCTAACCTTTTTTCCTAGTTGGATCTTTTTAAATTTGATTGGAGTAGTAGTTGGAGTATTTGCACTTGGTATGGGGTTGTTTCATGGCATGAAGCAAATAATAAACATCGTAAAACGAATATCTTTCAAGTGCTGTTGCATTATTTTTGGTATCAGCTTGATATTACTTTTTGCTCCTAAGACAGTGTCGGGTATCCAGGATATAGATCCTTATCTCTCCAAAGATTACGAAACAATAACAGGTAAACCGAACTACATAGGGTCCATGGGCAGGAAATGGAGGGAACAAACCATCGAAATAAATCAAATGGAATTGATTAACACTCGGGATATCGCCTGGGAAAATCGAGTTAAAACACTGGAAATAAAGTATCTGCCCAGAACCAAATATGTTATGAGTATTAGAGCAGTTGAATAATAGATATATTTTCAAATATCTCAGTGTCTAATCTGAACCATCAATATCTTTCGCGATACAATAGTTCAAACTTCGTATATAATTATCAATGATATATGATTCTATATGACTACATAACTATCGCGAGGTGCACTAGACTTATGCCAACCATCTATGACTTTACCGTAACCAGAACCAGTGGAGAGCGTTTCCCGCTCTATCAATATGAAGGAAAACCTGTGCTCATCGTAAACACGGCAAGCAAATGTAAATATACGCACCAGTTCGATGACATGCAGAAGCTGTATGACCAGTACAAGGATCAAGGGCTTCAGATTATTGGTTTCCCGTGCAACCAGTTTGCAGAGCAGGAGCCCGGAAGCAGTTCGGAAGCAGAATCCTTTTGCCAGATTAACTATGGTGTGAAATTTCCGATGTTCTCGAAACTGGATGTGAATGGAGAAGCGGCGCACCCGCTCTACGACTTTTTGAAAAGATCTGGGCCTTTTGCTGGCTTTGATGAAACAGATATACAGGCAAAACTATTGAAATTGATGGTAGCCGATAAAGCACCAGAATGGTTACATGGCGATGCGATCAAATGGAATTTCACGAAATTCCTGATTGATGCAGAGGGTCGTGTGGTCAGACGCTTCGAACCGATCGACTCCATCGACGAGATTCAAGAAAGTATTAAACAGCTTCTATAATTTCACTTTCATATATCCTATAGGGGCATGACTGGAGTCATTTCCCTCTCCCGAACAGGAGGTGCATGAATGTGCCGAGTATGATGCAATTTAGTGCTCCACTAGAGTATAGCTACCGTTCCACTAGCACGTACAATCCGGGCAAGTCAGATGGATTCCATTCACATCCACACTATGAAATTTATTATTTTCATGCTGGAGAATGTATCTATATTATAGGAGACCGGGTATACAATCTGGAGCCGGGTGATCTGGTGCTGATGCATGGCTTGACTCTTCATCGACCGCATCCGAAACCCGGCAGTGCTTATGAGCGAAGTACACTGCATTTTGATCCTTCTGCCATTCGCAGCAGCCTGCATGCGGACCGCATGGTTGAGGTGCTAAAGCCATTTGAAGAACTCAGAAATTGCCGAGTCAATCTGACGGGAGAGACCCGTTCTGAATTCGAAGCATTGTTGCATGATCTTCATCAACTGTCTCAAAGTCACACCAGTTACAGGCAGGAGCGCATGAATGTGCGGCTGTGTGATCTGTTGTATTTTATAGCAGAGATCTGCCAGGGAGATGTAGAAGAACACCTTCCTTCATCAGAGAGGGAGCGGCATGTGCAGCACATTATCCGTTATGTGGATACGCACTATATGAAGGATATTGGTCTGGATGATTTGGCACTGGAATTACATCTGTCGAAGCCATATCTGGCAGGCATGTTCAAGGAAATGACAGGGCTGACGATATTCAAATATCTGTATGACCGTCGCATCAATCAGGCGAAGCTGTTGTTTCAGTTCCAGCCGGAAATCACCGTGACAGAAGCGAGTCGATTGTCCGGTTTCAAACGCCTTTCGCATTTTAGCCGGATGTTCAAACAAAGTGTGGGATGTTCGCCTGATCTGTATCGTTCCCAATTGCATCGCCAAACATAGAAGTCTTCTGTGAGCTGACCAGCTTGTCTGGTTGGCTTTTTTTGTTGATTTTCTTTCAGGAAATGCACATCACCTTGTTTAGAGGACAGGCAGAACAGGTAAAGAAAGGGTAATGAAACCAGAGGAGGCGATCATGAATGAAAGAGCGCACACCGGATCAGAATAACAGCGATACCCGTCAGGAACGATCCCATGACAATCCCGAACAATATGAGACGGAGCACGAAAGTTTGCTTGACCGACATGAAGAAGAACAGACTGTAGATCCAATTCCGATGGAAGATCTGAATATGGAGGCTCAGGAAGAGAAGAATAAAGATCAGACGAAAAGCAACTCGTCTACCGAAGAGAAATACCGGGCGGATTATCGCAAAAAGGCGAGCGAAGGGTAATTACAATTGCTGTTTTGAGCAAAGAGGTTGAAGTATTTTTCGGTGAATGTATATTTAGTGAAAATAAATTAGTTTGTTGACTAATGTATGTTACTATATTATAGTTACTATGTTGGCAATGAAAAACACCATTTTGGGAGGCGAATAAGAATGACTACTTTTTTTGATGCGTTGAAAAACAGAAGATCTTATTATGGAATCAGCAAGGAATCTACAATTTCGGATGCTAAAATCCAGGAAATCGTAGAAGAAGCGGTGAAATATACACCAACTTCCTTCAACTCACAAACATCCCGTGCCGTTGTATTGCTCGGTGAACAACATGATAAATTGTGGAATCACACAGAAGAAATTTTGCGTGAAGTGGTAGGTAATGAAGAAGCCTTCAAATCCACAGCTGAGAAAATGACCGGATTCCGCAGTGGATATGGTACGGTTCTCTTCTTCGAAGACAACAATGTGATTGCACAGCTTCAACAGAATTTTGCAGCATATGCAGATAACTTCCCGATCTGGGCTAACCAATCCAACGGTATGTTGCAACTGGTAATCTGGACTGCTCTGGAACAAGAAGGTCTGGGTGCATCTTTACAGCACTACAATCCGTTGATTGACGAGAAGGTTAAACAAGAATGGAACATTCCTGAGAACTGGAGATTGATCGCTCAGATGCCATTTGGTAAACCAACAGCAGCACCGGGTGAGAAAGAATTCCAACCGATTGAAGAGCGCGTAAAAGTACACAAATAAATCAATTTCATAATACCTTTAGCTGCTTCAATCAAGGCTAGATATAGATCAAAATGTTTCAATTTGTCTATATCTAGTTACATAAATTCATTTCAATGAGTTATGAAATTGCTTTAAGTAAGCTTCGCATTTCCCAACATTT from Paenibacillus sp. FSL R5-0341 harbors:
- a CDS encoding ABC transporter substrate-binding protein, yielding MRIKKGLTGLIVGALMLGLLAGCVGKNETNGGDNGGGAAGGKVKLTMWGAVPPENGPQEVVDTWNAEHPDIQVEYVRFVNDDDGNLKLDTALSTGQNVDLYVNYTLTNLDKRIKGGTALDLGEFTDYNIDEKMGEDAASWKVDGKYYGMPTKKNAAFFALNMKALDQAGLSVPTAWTWDEAREYALKLKTAGFKYGLVQHTASYVDPLDSVLVKNGYVKADGTSNLDDPLVTKWLETLNGMMKEDATTPPLGEQLTSKMPVENMFLAGESAMINIGEWLIRTSNNMTEFPRDWKIAFAPVPRLAEQEADMVKSGGLGDFIAINSKSKNKEAAWEFLKWYADGGMMPMAAGGRLPSSNAVDQQTAIDHLLGDYADSYDKESLEFVLYGDETPTFVRSIAQEVVDLRAQEYEKFFLGNQTAEITVQNMVKRHNDWLKQNQ
- a CDS encoding sugar ABC transporter permease is translated as MHKSWMKRQSRLGYLFIGPNMIGVLLFFIIPAVYSFYLMFTDYKFMSPETNFVGLDNIRRMLNDDLFVVALRNTFVFLLAVPVSMGLAFIVAVALNKSVYWQKTLRALYFMPYITSGVAIAFVWMLLFQPTSGPINGFLRGIGITNPPGWLSTTEWSMYAIDIIWIWFMLGYNMIIYLAALQEIPEELVEAARIDGARPWQTIRQVIWPLVSPTTFLLLITGLIMTIKNFGIIQAITQGGPGNSTTVLSLFIYQNAFRYYEMGYAAAISWALFAIIMIFTVLQWLGQKRWVHY
- a CDS encoding carbohydrate ABC transporter permease; translation: MESLTQIRRIILTLLMAGFALLMIMPFIWMISTSFKSPADVFTYPIQWIPSSLNWEHHIKVWSGADTFATYYLNSLKISLISTVGAVFLSAFAAYGFARIQFKGRETLFLIYLSMMMVPPQVLFVPKFLMFEWVGIYNTHWALILPGMFTIFGVFMLRQFFLSVPSEISEAAFIDGAGHLRIFFRLILPLAKPALATLAIIDFSWHWNDYENALVFLIDKDLYTVPLGLQNFILENNVDYNGMMAAATAGIIPMIIVFLVGQHYIIQGVAGSAVKG
- a CDS encoding effector binding domain-containing protein encodes the protein MIRVYPLEEIFMEMKVITLPAFHIVGYSIEATIEEFESGLGKSHYHKLVERKDEIQYRKNDNVMLMQMYPINEDFNAKTDKFTHLLGYEVTSLENVPSEMISHDVPDSQYVTCTHRGVESEIGDTYDYVYRQWICENGHEPKDYDFEIWDERYQPESASNEIDIYVALQ
- a CDS encoding glutathione peroxidase; its protein translation is MPTIYDFTVTRTSGERFPLYQYEGKPVLIVNTASKCKYTHQFDDMQKLYDQYKDQGLQIIGFPCNQFAEQEPGSSSEAESFCQINYGVKFPMFSKLDVNGEAAHPLYDFLKRSGPFAGFDETDIQAKLLKLMVADKAPEWLHGDAIKWNFTKFLIDAEGRVVRRFEPIDSIDEIQESIKQLL
- a CDS encoding AraC family transcriptional regulator; its protein translation is MNVPSMMQFSAPLEYSYRSTSTYNPGKSDGFHSHPHYEIYYFHAGECIYIIGDRVYNLEPGDLVLMHGLTLHRPHPKPGSAYERSTLHFDPSAIRSSLHADRMVEVLKPFEELRNCRVNLTGETRSEFEALLHDLHQLSQSHTSYRQERMNVRLCDLLYFIAEICQGDVEEHLPSSERERHVQHIIRYVDTHYMKDIGLDDLALELHLSKPYLAGMFKEMTGLTIFKYLYDRRINQAKLLFQFQPEITVTEASRLSGFKRLSHFSRMFKQSVGCSPDLYRSQLHRQT
- a CDS encoding nitroreductase family protein; this encodes MTTFFDALKNRRSYYGISKESTISDAKIQEIVEEAVKYTPTSFNSQTSRAVVLLGEQHDKLWNHTEEILREVVGNEEAFKSTAEKMTGFRSGYGTVLFFEDNNVIAQLQQNFAAYADNFPIWANQSNGMLQLVIWTALEQEGLGASLQHYNPLIDEKVKQEWNIPENWRLIAQMPFGKPTAAPGEKEFQPIEERVKVHK